A genomic stretch from Mycobacterium cookii includes:
- a CDS encoding pyruvate, phosphate dikinase, with protein sequence MSTQPVVLLDGDAASPSDILGHKGHGIDAMRRSGLPVPPAFCITTEVGARYRTAPKATMDAVWPDVLDGIRTLEAATSRTFGSGPRPLLVSVRSGAAVSMPGMMDTLLDLGFTDTVEDALARERTAEFARDTRQRFSSWYQRIVGTEPPDDPYRQLRAAIEAVFASWGSPRAAAYRAHHGIDDRGGTAAVVQAMAFGNVNANSGAGVVFSRNPMTGARAEFGEWLPGGQGDDVVSGTLDVEPIAALRARLPGVYDELIAAARSLERLAADVQEIEFTVEDGTLWLLQTRAAKRSAQAAVRLALQLHHDGLIDEAETLRRVTPSHVEALLQPSLQPETRLAAPLLAQGLPAGPGIASGRAYTEVDAAIDAADRGEDVILVRNHTSPDDIHGMLVARGIVTETGGATSHAAVVSRELGRPAVVGCGSGVAEALAGKMVTVDGSAGEVRDGSLPLAAWSEDNTPELRKLADIARRVSPLRAHTRGDFPRLDRHSEAAVRTALASGQCDVVSATPLLAMLEAIRLNEVS encoded by the coding sequence ATGTCCACACAGCCTGTCGTACTGCTGGACGGTGACGCCGCGTCGCCGTCCGACATTCTGGGCCACAAAGGGCACGGCATCGATGCGATGCGGCGCAGCGGTCTGCCGGTGCCGCCCGCGTTCTGCATCACCACCGAGGTGGGCGCACGCTATCGCACCGCTCCCAAGGCGACGATGGACGCGGTCTGGCCTGACGTGCTCGACGGAATTCGCACCCTGGAGGCGGCGACGTCCCGCACGTTCGGCAGCGGGCCGCGTCCGCTGCTGGTCAGCGTGCGCTCGGGCGCCGCGGTGTCGATGCCCGGGATGATGGACACCTTGTTGGATCTCGGCTTCACCGACACCGTCGAGGACGCGTTAGCCCGCGAGCGCACAGCCGAATTCGCCCGTGACACCCGACAGCGGTTCTCGAGTTGGTATCAGCGCATCGTGGGGACCGAGCCCCCCGACGACCCCTACCGTCAGCTGCGCGCCGCGATCGAGGCGGTGTTCGCGTCGTGGGGCTCCCCGCGGGCGGCGGCCTACCGCGCGCACCACGGAATCGACGATCGCGGCGGCACCGCCGCGGTGGTGCAGGCGATGGCCTTCGGCAACGTCAACGCGAATTCCGGCGCTGGCGTGGTGTTTTCGCGGAACCCGATGACCGGGGCCCGCGCTGAGTTCGGCGAGTGGCTGCCCGGCGGCCAGGGTGACGACGTGGTGTCGGGCACCCTCGACGTCGAGCCGATCGCCGCCCTGCGCGCCCGGCTGCCGGGTGTCTACGACGAGCTGATCGCCGCCGCCCGCTCGTTGGAGCGACTGGCGGCCGACGTTCAGGAGATCGAATTCACCGTCGAAGACGGCACGCTGTGGCTGCTGCAGACCCGCGCCGCGAAACGCTCGGCACAGGCGGCGGTCCGGCTGGCGCTGCAACTGCATCACGACGGCCTGATCGACGAGGCCGAGACGCTCCGGCGGGTTACGCCGTCACATGTGGAAGCGTTGCTGCAGCCGTCGCTGCAGCCGGAAACCCGGCTGGCTGCGCCGCTTTTGGCGCAGGGCCTGCCGGCCGGCCCCGGCATCGCATCCGGGCGGGCCTACACCGAGGTGGACGCCGCGATCGACGCCGCCGACCGGGGCGAGGACGTCATCCTGGTACGCAACCACACCAGCCCCGACGACATTCACGGCATGTTGGTCGCACGCGGCATCGTCACCGAGACCGGCGGTGCCACCAGTCACGCGGCGGTCGTCAGCCGTGAACTCGGCCGACCGGCTGTGGTCGGCTGCGGCAGCGGCGTGGCAGAAGCGCTGGCGGGCAAGATGGTTACCGTCGACGGCAGTGCGGGCGAAGTGCGCGACGGTAGCCTGCCATTGGCCGCCTGGTCCGAGGACAACACGCCCGAGTTGCGGAAGCTGGCCGATATCGCTCGACGCGTCAGCCCATTACGGGCGCATACCCGCGGTGACTTCCCACGGCTGGACCGGCATTCCGAGGCCGCGGTGCGGACCGCGCTGGCCAGTGGACAGTGCGACG
- a CDS encoding DoxX family protein, translating to MTAYDVGLLILRLVLGLTLAAHGFNKFFGGGRIPGTAGWFESIGMKHGKFQAVVAASTEISAGLGLAAGLLTPITAAGFVALMLVAAWTVHRKNGFFIVKEGWEYNLILAAAAVAVATTGPGQYSLDWLIFGHNWHDGWHGLFGSLLLGLGGALGQLVLFYRPPAKQVN from the coding sequence ATGACTGCCTACGATGTCGGTTTACTGATCCTGCGGCTGGTACTGGGCTTGACTCTGGCTGCTCATGGCTTCAACAAGTTCTTCGGTGGCGGACGTATACCCGGAACTGCGGGCTGGTTCGAGAGCATCGGGATGAAGCACGGCAAATTTCAGGCTGTGGTCGCGGCCAGCACCGAGATCAGCGCCGGCCTCGGGCTGGCTGCGGGGCTGCTGACGCCGATCACCGCTGCCGGCTTCGTCGCACTGATGCTGGTCGCGGCCTGGACGGTGCACCGCAAGAACGGCTTCTTCATTGTCAAAGAGGGCTGGGAGTACAACCTGATCCTGGCCGCCGCGGCGGTCGCGGTCGCAACGACCGGGCCTGGGCAGTACAGCCTGGACTGGCTGATCTTCGGGCACAACTGGCACGACGGCTGGCATGGCCTGTTCGGTTCGCTGCTGTTGGGCCTCGGAGGTGCGCTCGGTCAGCTGGTGCTCTTCTACCGGCCGCCGGCTAAGCAAGTTAACTAG